From Frateuria aurantia DSM 6220, one genomic window encodes:
- a CDS encoding putative bifunctional diguanylate cyclase/phosphodiesterase, whose amino-acid sequence MSLVVLSVLVAALASYTVLDLSSRIVSMHDGRRRTGWLLGGALAMGAGIWSMHFIGMLAFSLPIHVAYDPWITMTSLGLAVGVSYFALHVMARPELRYRPLLGSALLMAAGICSMHYTGMAAMRMLPGIEYRPGLVLLSILIAVVASVAALSAARCLNKASARGLLPKRVAVACVMAVAITGMHYTGMAAARFPPGSICGVVHGLSTQGLVLPVTLVVVLLLIMTLLSSWMDASNQRLEGSVDQLSGQMVRLAALDMLTELPNRRTLMEGIERIIQAEGAQQEPFAVLFMDLDGFKTINDSLGHAVGDEVLKAFATRLQQCVRKSDMVARLGGDEFVVVIHQLRSVEAVTRIVESMLARMREGNWHDGVSLQVIPSVGIALYPQDGESVDVLLKNADIAMYEAKRGGRGTYRFFDWSMNQAATRILKIQQGLHEATTHGWFKLHYQPKFSADGRRLQGAEALLRYTHPELGVISPQEFIGIAERSGLIVQIGEWVVREACRQLRSWQLQNIGPLKLAINLSPRQLIQPDLLQGVLAIVKQEAVEPAWLMFEITETVAMQDAAHTVETIHAFQQAGFDVAIDDFGTGYSSLAYLQRFRVRQLKIDGFFTQGLDAAGEEGEAIVSAIIALAHSLGMDVVAEGVETATQLEKLKSLQCDQIQGFLLGRPMPAEAFAEKIEGWLAVA is encoded by the coding sequence GTGAGCTTGGTGGTGCTGTCGGTGCTGGTGGCGGCCTTGGCCTCGTATACGGTACTGGACCTGTCCAGTCGAATTGTATCGATGCACGATGGGCGTCGTCGGACGGGTTGGTTGCTGGGTGGTGCACTGGCCATGGGGGCGGGGATCTGGTCGATGCACTTCATCGGCATGCTGGCTTTTTCGCTGCCGATCCACGTGGCCTACGATCCCTGGATCACGATGACCTCGCTGGGGCTGGCTGTCGGTGTGTCGTATTTCGCGCTACACGTGATGGCGCGTCCCGAGTTGCGATATCGCCCCCTGCTGGGCAGTGCGCTGTTGATGGCGGCAGGCATCTGCAGCATGCATTACACCGGCATGGCGGCGATGCGGATGCTGCCGGGCATCGAGTACCGGCCGGGTCTGGTGCTGCTGTCGATACTGATCGCGGTAGTGGCATCGGTGGCCGCCTTGTCGGCGGCGCGGTGCCTGAACAAGGCCTCTGCCCGCGGGCTGCTGCCCAAGCGGGTCGCGGTCGCCTGCGTGATGGCGGTGGCGATCACCGGCATGCACTACACCGGGATGGCTGCCGCCAGGTTCCCGCCCGGCTCGATATGCGGCGTGGTGCATGGACTCAGCACGCAAGGCCTGGTTCTGCCGGTCACGCTGGTGGTGGTGCTGTTGCTGATCATGACCTTGCTCTCATCCTGGATGGATGCCAGCAATCAGCGTCTGGAAGGCTCGGTGGATCAGCTGAGCGGGCAGATGGTCCGGCTGGCGGCGCTGGACATGCTGACCGAACTGCCGAACAGGCGCACCTTGATGGAGGGCATCGAGCGGATCATCCAGGCCGAGGGTGCGCAGCAAGAGCCATTTGCCGTGCTGTTCATGGATCTGGACGGCTTCAAGACCATCAATGACTCCTTGGGTCACGCGGTAGGCGACGAGGTCCTGAAGGCTTTTGCCACGCGCCTGCAGCAATGCGTCCGCAAGAGCGACATGGTGGCCAGACTGGGTGGGGATGAATTCGTGGTGGTCATCCATCAGCTGCGTTCGGTCGAAGCGGTGACCCGGATCGTCGAATCGATGCTGGCGCGGATGCGCGAGGGAAACTGGCATGATGGTGTATCCCTGCAGGTGATACCCAGCGTCGGCATCGCCTTGTATCCGCAGGATGGCGAGAGTGTCGATGTCTTGCTGAAAAACGCCGATATCGCCATGTATGAAGCCAAGCGCGGCGGACGCGGCACCTATCGTTTTTTTGACTGGAGCATGAATCAGGCCGCCACCCGGATTCTGAAGATCCAGCAGGGTCTGCATGAGGCCACCACCCATGGCTGGTTCAAACTGCATTACCAACCCAAGTTCAGTGCAGACGGCCGCCGTCTGCAAGGCGCCGAAGCCTTGCTGCGCTACACCCATCCCGAACTGGGCGTGATCAGTCCGCAGGAATTCATCGGTATCGCCGAGCGGTCCGGGCTGATCGTGCAGATCGGCGAATGGGTGGTGCGTGAAGCCTGTCGCCAGCTGCGCAGCTGGCAGCTGCAGAATATCGGTCCCTTGAAGCTGGCCATCAATCTGTCGCCGCGCCAGTTGATCCAGCCCGATCTGCTGCAAGGTGTGCTGGCGATCGTGAAGCAGGAGGCGGTCGAGCCGGCCTGGCTGATGTTCGAGATCACCGAGACGGTGGCGATGCAGGACGCGGCCCATACGGTGGAAACCATTCATGCCTTCCAGCAGGCCGGTTTTGATGTAGCGATCGATGATTTCGGCACGGGCTATTCCAGCCTGGCCTATCTGCAGCGCTTCCGGGTACGGCAATTGAAGATCGACGGCTTTTTCACCCAGGGCCTGGATGCCGCGGGTGAAGAAGGTGAGGCGATCGTATCGGCGATCATCGCCCTGGCCCATTCGCTGGGCATGGATGTGGTGGCCGAGGGTGTAGAGACCGCGACCCAGCTGGAAAAGCTGAAATCGCTGCAATGCGACCAGATCCAGGGGTTTCTGCTGGGGCGGCCGATGCCTGCCGAGGCCTTTGCCGAAAAGATCGAGGGCTGGCTGGCGGTGGCCTGA